One segment of Podospora pseudopauciseta strain CBS 411.78 chromosome 5 map unlocalized CBS411.78m_5.2, whole genome shotgun sequence DNA contains the following:
- a CDS encoding uncharacterized protein (COG:O; EggNog:ENOG503NVI6), which yields MTDLVVHCSHLDFNGHEYGCVDDLFVIKPFEGEMDIRSLEAYPMSYFDKKKLDIRGERFVDATSVTHMQHQGLTVGPSRDEIDSPVIIDARMASFEDKQSWERTGMQLPTFTKPTESREMARYSMTDPDEACITGAPSCGK from the exons ATGACGGACTTGGTTGTTCATTGCTCTCATTTGGATTTCAACGGCCATGAGTATGGCTGTGTTGATGATTTGTTCGTAATCAAACCATTCGAAGGCGAAATGGACATCCGCAGCCTGGAAGCTTATCCCATGAGTTATtttgacaagaagaagcttgaTATTCGGGGCGAGAGGTTCGTCGATGCTACAAGTGTAACACACATGCAGCACCAGGGCCTTACGGTGGGACCAAGCCGCGACGAG ATCGATAGCCCTGTTATTATCGATGCGAGGATGGCCTCCTTCGAGGACAAACAGTCCTGGGAAAGAACAGGCATGCAGCTACCAACATTTACGAAGCCAACAGAGTCTAGGGAAATGGCGAGGTACAGCATGACAGACCCGGACGAAGCTTGTATTACCGGCGCGCCAAGTTGCGGCAAATAG